A stretch of the Carassius carassius chromosome 50, fCarCar2.1, whole genome shotgun sequence genome encodes the following:
- the LOC132133100 gene encoding cyclin-dependent kinase inhibitor 1B-like, giving the protein MSNVRLSNGSPTLERMEARLSDQPKPSACRNLFGPVDHEELKKDFQRQQKAMEDASADAWNFDFSTHTPRAGGRYQWDALDIRSVPGFYSRSVRAKGSDLHICSSGNNNDINVDVNGNHDCQVTEQSAETPEKDREQRKRSSCVDSSCQSKRSHICVDEVTRTPRKPKKPRKHPNPTLT; this is encoded by the exons ATGTCCAATGTTCGCTTATCTAACGGCAGCCCGACGCTGGAACGTATGGAAGCGCGACTGTCGGATCAGCCCAAGCCGTCGGCGTGTCGGAACCTGTTCGGTCCGGTGGATCATGAAGAGTTAAAGAAGGATTTCCAGCGGCAGCAGAAGGCGATGGAGGACGCATCGGCGGACGCGTGGAACTTCGACTTCTCCACGCACACGCCGCGCGCCGGCGGCAGATACCAGTGGGACGCGCTGGACATCCGCTCGGTGCCCGGTTTCTACAGCAGATCGGTGCGGGCGAAGGGCTCCGATCTCCACATATGCTCCTCTGGGAATAATAACGACATTAACGTGGATGTTAACGGCAATCACGACTGTCAGGTAACGGAGCAGAGCGCGGAGACGCCCGAAAAAGACCGAGAGCAGAGGAAAAGAAGCTCTTGTGTCG aCTCGTCGTGTCAAAGCAAACGCTCACACATCTGTGTGGATGAAGTAACGCGGACGCCGAGAAAACCCAAAAAACCCAGAAAACACCCCAATCCTACTCTAACATAA